A region from the Ananas comosus cultivar F153 unplaced genomic scaffold, ASM154086v1, whole genome shotgun sequence genome encodes:
- the LOC109704553 gene encoding uncharacterized protein LOC109704553, translating to MECQAAAAAVGQGHVQPAPSVRAPNAAEGVGDAPVPVAAQPLPVDIPPAASRSSTPKATAEEAERERGYTALTRFTKFHPPTFDEEVIDPWTVETWLASMETLFEDIYTEERDKVNLAAHCFDKRARVWWKRVKQDRSPDLPPIDWEEFRRLMFAEYFPDSDKRKMREDFKKLKQGNRTVREYEREFTHLLNCAPDVATTEQDRADCFVEHGNACEREDREVYEKDKRKKRPGGGSGGQSSSRRPPKHPRTRSWNRGAQRCIFCGGDHRPNMCEQCRGKCFKCGQAGHIARDCPQGGALPALSIASAPAIPARYAMPPAAASAGRATAPRQLEPARSAPSGRMYAAQVQEEEPTEAEERNVVACMILVNGVRARALFDTGASHSFINRSFAQVHDIEISLGESVWRVEGPERAFHVRKRCLACPVQVGDWIMPVDLLVLKRLKEFDVILGMNWLSKYYVSIDCKTRVITFREPGHKEFTYRACKSSCFAATVLATRARKLVNSGCTAYLATVVEVDRVVLALEELEVVREFPDDLLDKEFIRPSVSLWGAQVLFVRKKDGSFRLCVDYRELNKVTVKNKYPLPRIDDLFDQLQGSRVYSKIDLQSSYHQLKIKPED from the exons ATGGAGTGTCAAGCGGCGGCTGCGGCAGTTGGCCAAGGCCATGTTCAGCCTGCGCCTTCGGTTCGCGCTCCTAATGCGGCGGAGGGTGTGGGTGATGcgccggttccggtggcggcgcaacccctACCAGTGGATATTCCTCCTGCGGCATCTAGATCTTCTACGCCCAAAGCAACagctgaggaggcggagcgagagcgtggCTACACGGCCCTCACAAGGTTTACGAAATTCCACCCGCCTACGTTCGACGAAGAAGTGATTGATCCTTGGACGGTGGAGACTTGGTTGGCCTCAATGGAGACcctgttcgaggatatctatacaGAGGAGCGGGATAAGGTGAATTTGGCCGCTCATTGTTTTGATAAGCGGGCCAGGGTGTGGTGGAAGAGAGTAAAGCAGGATCGATCTCCGGATCTTCCCCCAATcgattgggaggagttccgaagATTGATGTTTGCGGAGTACTTTCCCGATAGCGACAAGAGAAAGATGCGGGAAGACTTCAAGAAGCTTAAACAAGGCAACCGCACGGTTcgggagtatgagcgggagttcacacATCTTTTGAACTGCGCCCCGGACGTGGCGACGACGGAGCAAGACCGAGCTGATTGCTTC gtcgagcacgggaacgcctgtgagcgtgaggaccgtgaggTGTATGAGAAGGACAAAAGGAAGAAGCGACCgggcggtggttcggggggacagtcgagttcgaggaggcccccgaagcaTCCGCGGACGCGGTCGTGGAATCGTGGAGCGCAGCGGTGCATCTTTTGTGGCGGAGACCACCGACCGAATATGTGTGAGCAGTGCCGAGGAAAATGCTTTAAGTGCGGGCAAGCAGGACACATCGCACGCGACTGTCCTCAAGGAGGGGCTTTACCTGCTCTATCTATTGCATCGGCCCCGGCAATCCCGGCTCGTTATGCAATGCCACCTGCTGCGGCGTCGGCTGGGCGTGCAACGGCACCACGCCAACTTGAGCCTGCacgatcggctccgagcggaAGGATGTATGCCGCTCAAGTGCAGGAAGAGGAGCCCACCGAGGCTGAGGAGCGCAACGTGGTGGCATGTATGATTTTGGTTAATGGTGTTCGAGCAAGAGCTCTCTTTGATACTGGCGCCTctcactcgttcattaaccgATCGTTTGCACAAGTGCATGATATTGAGATTAGTCTCGGGGAGAGTGTTTGGCGTGTAGAGGGACCCGAACGGGCATTCCACGTTAGGAAGCGGTGTTTGGcgtgcccagtacaagtaggtgactggattatgccggtcGACCTGTTGGTACTAAAGAGGTTGAAGGAGTTCGATGTTATATTGGGCATgaactggctctcgaagtattacgtGTCTATCGACTGCAAAACCAGAGTAATTACATTTCGGGAGCCGGGACACAAGGAGTTTACgtatcgagcttgcaagagttCGTGTTTCGCCGCGACGGTGTTGGCGACAAGAGCAAGGAAGCTAGTTAACAGTGGTTGTACGGCTtacttggcgaccgttgtggaagtcGACCGAGTGGTGCTGGCTCTAGAGGAGTTGGAAGTTGTGcgggagtttccggat gatcttctcgacaaggagTTCATTAGACCGAGCGTGTCACTGTGGGGAGCCCAGGTACTATTTGTGCGCAAAAAGGATGGGTCTttccgactctgcgtggattaccgcgagttgaataaagtcACCGTGAAAAACAAGTACCCATTACCCcgcatcgacgacttgtttgatcaattacaggggtcgcgagtgtactcAAAGATCGATCTTCAATCCAGCTACCATCAGTTgaagattaagccggaggat